AAGTCCACCGGGAACGTCACCGACGCGACCGTGAACCAGGCCCTGCGGGCGGGTGGCGGCGATGCCCCCGACGTCGTGTCGTCCTTCACCACGAACAACGTCGGCCAGTACTGCTCGTCGGGCATGTGGGTCGACCTCGACCCGTTCATGAGGAAGACCGGCCTGGACAAGAAGGCGGTCTTCCCGAAAACCCTGCTGGATTACACCGCTTACCAGGGCAGGCAGTGCGCGCTGCCGCTCCTCGCGGACGCCTACGGCATGTACTACAACGTGGACGCGTTCGAGCAGGCGGGCATCAGCCGGCCGCCGCGGACCCTGTCCGAGTTCAAGCGCGCCGCCGTCAAACTCACCGAGCGGACCAAGGGCGGCTCGTACCGGCGGGTGGGCTTCATGCCCAATTACAGGCTGTACGAGAACAAACCGGACCGGCTCTTCGCCCAGTGGGGGCCCACGTACTTCGATGCCGACGGCAAGTCCCGGCTCGCCGAGGGCACGGCGGCGAAGGAGTTCCTCACCTTCCAGCGGGACCTGATCACCGCGCTCGGCGGATACGGGCCGCTGGAGGAATTCCGTACCACCTTCGGTGACGAGATGTCCTCACAGAACGCCTTTGTGACCGGCAAGCTCGCCATGCATCTGGACGGCGAATGGCGCGGGCTGATGCTGGAGGACGCCAAGCCCCGGTTCCGGTGGGCCACCGCGCCCCTGCCGGTGCCCGACGACAAGGCCGACACCTACGGGCGCGGCTATCTGACCGGCACCGTCGCCGGTATCGCGCACAGCAGCAAGCACCAGAACGCCGCCTGGGAGCTGGTGCGATTCCTGACCGCCGACACCGATCAGGTCGTCACCTTCGCCAACGCCATGCGCAATGTGCCCTCGACCAAGGCCGCGCTCGCCTCACCGAGGCTGGACCGTGACCCCGCCTTCGCCACTTTCCTCGACATCGCCCGCAATCGTCACAGCGTCGGCATGCCACCGTCCGTCAACGGCGGGCAGTACATCATCACGTTCACGGACTTCGCCTATGACGTCGAGTCCGGAAAGGTCCGCGACCTCACCAAGGGGCTGCGCGCACTCGACCGGCAGATAGACAACGACACCCTCCAGTCCCAGGATTGACGGAGTCCGCCATGGCCCCCCGGCACCCCGCACCCGCACTGCGGCGCAAGCACCGCCGCGCACGGCTGCGCACCCTCGCTTTCCTCTCCCCCTGGCTGGTCGGTTTCGGCGTCTTCTTCGCCTATCCCCTCCTCGCCACCGTCTATTTCTCCTTCATGCACTACAACCAGATCGAGGCCCCCACCTTCGTGGGCCTGCGGAACTGGACGTACGTGCTCGGGCAGATGCCGCTGTTCGGTCCCGCCCTGTGGAACACCCTCTGGCTCGTGGTCGTGATGGTCGCCCTGCGCGTCGTCTTCGGCCTCGGCATCGGGCTGCTCGTCACGAAAATCAAGTCCGGCGTCGGGCTCTTCCGCACGCTCTTCTACCTCCCTTATCTGGCCCCTCCGGTGGCCGCGACCGTCGCCTTCGTCTTCCTCCTCAACCCGGGCACGGGACCGGTCAACGAGGTCCTCTCCGCCATCGGCGTCTCCGCGCCCAACTGGTTCAACGATCCGGACTGGGCGAAGCCCTCGCTGGTGATGCTCTCGCTGTGGGGCATCGGGGATCTGATGGTGATCTTCATGGCGGCCCTGCTGGACGTGCCCAAGGAGCAGTACGAGGCCGCCGAGCTGGACGGTGCGGGCGCCTTGGCGAAGTTCCGCTACGTCACCTGGCCGTCCATCACCCCGATCGTGATGTTCGCGGTCGTGACCGGCGTCGTACAGACCATGCAGTACTACACCCAGGCGCTCGTGGCCGGAAAACTCGCCTCCGGCGTCAGTGTCGGACCGGGCTCGAGCATCCAGCCCGGCTACCCCGACCACAGCACCCTCACCGTGCCGCAGCTCATCTACTCGCTCGGCTTCCAGAACTTCAACACCGGGGCCGCGTGTGTGCTCTCGCTCGTGCTCTTCGCCATCGCGATGGCCGTGACCTCGCTCCTGATGCGCAAAAGCGCCGGCCTGCAGACGGCGGAGGACTGAGCCGACATGAACACCACCGCCCGCGCCCGCACGCGCACCCGTGCCCTGCACTGGATCGCCGTGCACATCACCGCCGTCACCGTCGCGCTCTTCTTCGTCCTGCCCTTCGTCTTCGTCCTGCTGACCTCGGTCATGAGCGACGAACAGGCGATGAGCGGTGAGCTGTGGCCTCACGAGTGGCAGTGGTCCAACTACGCGGAGGTCTTCCGCACCCCCGGCTTCCTCGACTGGTGGAAGAACTCACTGATCTACGCGGGACTGGGCACGCTCTTCACCGTGTGCTCCTCGATCCCGGTCGCCTACGCGCTCGCCAAGTTCCGCTTCCGCGGGCGCCGCACGGCGATGACCCTCGTCATCGCGACGATGATGCTGCCGCCGCAGGTCATCGTCGTACCGATGTACCTGGTGTGGGCGCAGCAGCTGCATCTGTCGGGGTCGCTGTGGCCACTGATCATCCCGCTGGCGTTCGGCGACGCGTACTCCATCTTCCTGCTGCGGCAGTTCCTGCTGACCATCCCCACCGAATACCTGGAGTCCGCGAGGATCGACGGCTGCGGGGAGCTGCGCACCCTGCTGCGCGTCGTCGTCCCCATGGCGAAGCCGGGCATCGCGGCGATCGCGCTCTTCCAGTTCTTCTCCTGCTGGAACGACTACTTCGGGCCGCAGATCTACGCGGCGCAGAACCCGGGCGCCTGGACCCTGTCCTACGGCCTGGAGTCCTTCAAAAGCGCGCACAGCGTCGACTGGAACCTGACCATGGCGGCGACGCTGCTGGTCATGGCCCCGGTCATCCTCGTTTTCTTCTTCGCTCAGAAGGCCTTCGTCGAAGGCGTCACTCTCACCGGAGTAAAGGGCTGATGTCCATGAGGCTCGTATGAAGCTCGCCGTGGTCGGCGGAGGCTCGACCTACACCCCCGAACTCGTCGACGGCTTCGCCCGGCTGCGGGACGTGCTGCCGCTGACGGAACTCGTCCTGGTCGACCCGGCCGCGGACCGGCTGGAGCTGGTCGGCGGGCTCGCCCGGCGGATCTTCGCCAAGCAGGGCCACCCCGGCCGGATCTCCTGGACCTCCGACCTGGACGCGGGCGTCGACGGCGCCGACGCCGTCCTGCTCCAGCTGCGGGTGGGCGGGCAGGCGGCCCGGCAGCAGGACGAGACGTGGCCGCTGGAGTGCGGCTGCGTCGGGCAGGAGACGACGGGCGCGGGCGGCCTCGCCAAGGCGCTGCGCACGGTGCCGGTGGTGCTCGACATCGCCGAGCGGGTCCGGCGGCGCAATCCGGACGCCTGGATCGTGGACTTCACCAACCCCGTCGGGATCGTCACCCGGGCCCTGCTGACCGCCGGGCACCGGGCCGTCGGGCTGTGCAATGTGGCCATCGGCTTCCAGCGGAAGTTCGCGGCCCTGCTCGGCGTCTCCCCCCAGGACGTCGCTCTGGAGCACGTCGGGCTGAACCACCTCACCTGGGAACGGTCGGTGCGGGTCGGGGAGGAGGACGTGCTGCCCGAGCTGATCGCCGAGCACGGCGAGGCGATCGCGGCCGATCTGCGCATGCCGCGCGCCCTGCTGGAGCGGCTCGGCGTCGTGCCCTCGTACTACCTGCGCTACTTCTACCAGCACGACGTCGTCGTCCGGGAGCTGAGGACCGGCCCCTCCCGGGCCGCGGAGGTGGCCGAGATGGAGCGGCGGCTGCTGGCCCTGTACGGCGACCCCGCCCTGGACGAGAAGCCGGAGCTGCTGGCCAAGCGGGGTGGCGCCTTCTACTCGGAGGCCGCCGTCGCGCTGACCTCGTCCCTGCTGCGCGACACCGGTGACGTCCAGGTGGTCAACACCTTCAACAACGGCACGCTGCCCTTCCTCCCCGACGACGCGGTCATCGAGGTACCCGCCTCGGTGGACGCGCGCGGCGCGCACCCGCTGCCGGTACGGCCGGTGGAACCACTCTTCGCGGGGCTGATCGGGCACGTCACGGCGTACGAGCGGCTGGCGCTGGAGGCGGCGGTCGAGGGCGGCCGCGACCGGGTGTTCGAGGCGCTGCTCGCGCACCCGCTGGTGGGCCAGATCGAGTACGCGGACCGGCTGACCGACGACCTTCTCGCACACAACCGGGAGCACCTCGCGTGGGCATGAGCAAGCAGACGGAACCGGCCTCCCCGGCGGCCGTCCCCGGGGCCGTGCTGGCCATCGACGCCGGCAACAGCAAGACCGACGTGGCCGTGGTGGCCACCGACGGCACGGTCCTCGGCCAGGCGCGCGGCGGGGGCTTCCAGCCGCCGGTCGTGGGCACCGAGCAGGCGGTGGCGATACTCGTGCCGCTCGTCGCCGAGGCCGCGTCCCGGGCGGGGCTGACCGGGCCGTTGCGGGTGGACCACGTCCAGGCCTGTCTGGCCAACGCCGATCTGCCCGTGGAGGAGCGGCGGCTCTCCGAGGAGATCGCCGCCTACGGGTGGGGGCATTCGGTCACCGTCGCCAACGACACCTTCGCCCTGCTGCGGGCGGGCCTGCCCGACGAGGGCGAGCCGACGGGCGTCGCCGTCGTCTGCGGCGCGGGCATCAACTGCGTGGGGCTGGCCCCGGGCGGCCGCATCGCCCGCTTCCCCGCGATCGGCCGGCTCTCCGGCGACTGGGGCGGCGGCGGGCACCTGGCGGACGAGGCGCTGTGGTGGGCCGCGCGGGCCCACGACGGCCGGGGCGAGGCGAGCGCGCTGGCCCACGCCGTGCCCGCACACTTCGGGCTGCCGGACATGGCGGCGCTGATCGAGGCGCTGCACCTGGGCGGGGTGTCGGCCGCGCGCCGCCAGGAGCTGACCCCGCTGCTGTTCGCGGTGGCCGCCGACGGCGACGCGGTCGCCCGGGCGATCGTCGCCCAGCAGGCGCGGGAGATCGTCACCATGGCCGCCGTCGCGCTGGCCCGGCTGGAGCTGCTGGAGGCCGAGGTGCCCGTCGTGCTGGGCGGCGGCGTCCTGGCGGCCCGGCACTCCCTGCTGCTCGACGAGATCGAGGAGCTGCTGGCGGAGCGTGCTCCGGCGGCCCGGCCGGTGGTCGTCACGGCGCCGCCGGTGCTGGGCGCGGCGCTGCTGGCACTCGACCACGTCGGGGTACCGGACGCCGCCCACAACCGATTGCGTGCCCACTACACGTAGGCGCGTGCATACGGCACGTAGTAACACCCGAAGCCGACCCCGGACAAGATCACCCACATCGTCGCCACCGGCGCCGCGGAGGCCGTACCCCACGGCCGGGAACCGCCTCGCCGGTGGCGACTTTCACGCCAGCTTCACACCGTGAGGGGCGTCACCCCGGACACCCCCGTACCGCAAAACGTCCCATCAAGATCATTCCGTTGGGACTTTTTTCCTGACACCGCGTCAACAGCGCAATGCGGCAACAATTCCTCTCTTCCCGCTTGTTGACCCTTCATATACCCAATGTCCACATTCCGCTTATCCGTTTCACCCCCTTCTCGGTGGTCATGCGAGCATCCGGCTCCGCATGGATGAGTCACGAAATACGACAAGCAACCGCCGCCCAAAGGGCGTTGCGGTGCATTCGTGACAAACCCTGCTCCTGATCATTCGTCCCCAGGGGTTCACGCATGTCGTCCAACGTCAATCGCCGTCTTGTGCTCAGAGGAACCGCCGTGGCCGTCGCGGGAGCGGCCCTGGCCGTTCCGGGCGTGCTCGCCGGCACCGGCACCCTCGCCCAGGCCGCCTCGACCACCGACCACTCCGGTCACGGCGGCCCCGCCACCCCTGGCGGGCCCGTGCCGTTCGACGAGCTCTACCAAGGGCGTCGCATCGTGGGCAAGGCCGCCGAGGGCGGCCACGGTGCCCACCACGGCGGCGGCTTCACCGTCTCGATCGACGGCAAGGAACTGCACCTGATGCGGGACGCCGACGGCACCTACATCAGCGTCATCAACCACTACGAGACCTACGCCGACCCGCGCGCCGTGGCCCGTGCCGCCGTGGACAAGCTGCGCGGCGCGACGCTCGTCCCGATCGCCACCTGATCCGCCTGCCACTCCCCAGCCCCTCCCCGAAAGGAACACGACCCCCATGGCAGTGCGCAAGAACCAGGCGAGCCTGACCGCCACCGAGAAGCGCAATTTCGTCAACGCCCTGCTGGAGCTCAAGAAGAGCGGGCGCTACGACGGCCTCGTCCGGACGCACAACCAGTTCATCATGAGCGACACCGACAACGGGGACCGCGTGGGCCACCGCTCGCCCTCCTTCCTCCCCTGGCACCGGCAGTTCCTCATCCAGTTCGAGAAGGAGCTCCAGACCGTCGACGCCTCGGTGACGCTCCCCTACTGGGACTGGACCGTCGACCGCACCACCACCGCCTCGATCTGGGGCGCGGACTTCCTCGGGGGCAACGGCCGCCCCCGCGACGCCCAGGTGACCACCGGGCCCTTCGCCTACAGCGGCGGCAAGTGGCCCATCACCGTGAACGTCGACAGCCGCCCGTACCTCCAGCGGGAGATGGGCGCCGGCGTCGCGCAGCTGCCCACCAGGGCCGAGGTCGACTCCGTCCTCGCCATGGCCACCTACGACATGGCCCCCTGGAACAGCTCCTCGAACGGCTTCCGCAACCACCTCGAAGGGTGGCGCGGGGTCAACCTCCACAACCGGGTGCACGTATGGATGGGCGGCCAGATGTCCTCCGGTGTCTCGCCGAACGACCCGGTCTTCTGGCTGCACCACTGCTTCATAGACAAGCTGTGGACGGAGTGGCAGCGCGCCCACCCCACCTCGACGTACCTCCCGGCGGCCGGCACCGCCAACGTCGTGGACCTGGGCGACACCATGCGCCCCTGGAACAACGTCACCCCGGCCGACATGCTCGACCACACCCGCTTCTACACCTACGACCGCTGACGGCCCGTAGGCCGTCCCCCGCGTCACCGCCCGCCCCTTCGGCCCCCCGGCCGGAGGGGCGGGCGCGGCTGTGCGGCGCGGGCGCGGGAGGCGGCCCGGGAACCGGACGCGGAGCGCTCGCGTGGAGAGGAGGAGGGAACGAGCGCAGATGCGCCTACGGGAACGGCTCGGCACCACCGACCAAGATCGCGATCTGAACAAGATCGATGCGTTACCGGTGTTTTTGTCAGTTCCTGCGGCCATACTGCTGGCCGGGCATCCGTACCCCGCCGACGGGCGGAGGGTGTCCCGGCGACCGAGGGGGAGGTCTCGTGTCATACCCGCAGCCGACCGGCGGCGTCCCGGGTCCGGTACCCGGGCGTACGGCATGGCGCGAGGGGCTCGACCGACTACGGGCCGCGGCGGTCACCGAGCCGGGCCGGCTGCGCGGCATCGGGGCGGTGCTGGCCGGGCTGCTGATCGTCTTCGGGGCGGTCACCGCCTGGCAGGTCGACGACCGGGTGGCGGCCTCGGACGCCGTGGTCGGCAACAGCCAGCCGCTGAGCGCCGACGCCGCGGACATCTACCGCTCGCTCGCCGACGCCGACACCACCGCCGCAAGCGGCTTCCTCGCCGGTGGCCAGGAGCCGCACGCGGTCCGGCGGAGATACGAGAAGGACATCGCCCTGGCGTCCGGACTGCTGGTCAAGGCCGCGGCCAATACCGAGGGCTCTGCCTCCGCACGTGAGCAGATAGCGAAGCTCAACGAACAACTTCCGCAGTACACCGGTCTGGTGGAGTCGGCCCGCGCCAACAACCGTCAGGGACTTCCGCTCGGCGGCGCCTATCTGCGCTACGCGGGCGACCGCATGCGCGAGGAGCTGCTGCCCGCCGCCCGCCGGCTCTACGAGGCGGAGACCGGCCGGCTCGGCGCGGACTACGACGACGCAGAGCGCTGGCCCTGGGCCGCCCTCGGCACCGGGGTGCTGGCCCTCGCGGCGCTCGGCTGGGCCCAGCGCCGCGAATATCTGCGCACCAACCGCGTCTTCAACCACGGCCTGCTCGGCGCGAGTGCCGCCACCACGGTCGTGCTGCTGTGGCTGGTCGTCGGGCACGGCGTGGCCCGCGCGGAGCTGCGGGACTCCTCCGCGCACGGCGCCCAGTCCCTCCAGGTGCTCAACGAGGCCCGTATCGCCTCCCTCCAGGCCCGGGGCGACGAGAACCTCACCCTCGTGGCACGCGGCGCCGTGCTCACCCCGGGCGGCGACGACGCCTACGAGGCGAGCTACCGCGCGGGCATGCGCCGACTCGTCGGCGGGGACCGGGGCGCACCCGAGCGCGGCACCCTGCTGGAGCGGGCCCGGTCCCTCGCCGACGACTCCGCGGGCGGCGACCCGGTCGACAAGGCGATCGAGGACGTCCGCCGGTGGCAGCAGCGGCACGGCGAGGCCCGCACCGCCGACGACGGCGGGAACTACGAGCAGGCCCTGCCGAAGGTGATCGGCGAGCGGGGCAGCACGGGCGAGTCCTTCGACCGGGTGGACGACGCGCTGCGCCGGGCGCTGGCCCACGAGCAGGGCGAGTTCCGCCGCGCGGCGGACGACGGGCGCGGGGCGCTCGCGGGGCTGACGGCGGGCGCCGCCGTGCTGGCCGTGCTGGGGGCGGCGGGCGCGGTGCTCGGCATCGGCCGCAGGCTGTCGGAGTACCGATGACACGGGGAGGCGGGGCGTTGACGACACGATACGGAGCCCGGCGCGGGACCACCGCTTGGGCCGTGACGGCGGCCGTGTGCGCGCTGGCCGCCGCGGCGGCGCTGCTGGTGCCCGGCCCGGCCGGGGCCGACGGCGGCCGGGGCGGCGCGCACCGGGCGGACCGGGCGGCGGCCGGCCCCCGGGTCCCGGAGGCCGCAGCGAAGTGCCAGGACCCCGAGGCCAGCCTCCGGCCCGCGGGCGGCGCGGACGGCCCGGCCGCGCAGCGGATCAAGAACCGCGGCCGGCTGATCGCGGGCGTCGACCAGAACAGCTTCCGCTGGGGCTACCGCGACCCGGCCAACGGCCGGCTGAGCGGCTTCGACATCGACCTCGTACGGGCCGTCGCCAAGGCCGTCCTGGGCGACGCCGACAAGGTCACCTTTCTCGCGATACCCACGAACCAGCGCATACCCGCCCTGGAAAAGGGCAAGGTGGACATCATCGCCCGCACGATGACCATCAACTGTGACCGGATCAAGCAAGTCGCCTTCTCCACCGCCTATTTCGAAGCGGGTCAGCAGGTGCTGGCCCCCAAAGACTCACCGATCAAGGCATTCGACGACACTTTGAAGGGGAAGAAGGTCTGTACGGCCAAGGGATCCACGGGGGAGAGCGAGCTGACCAATGAATCGCACGGCGCCCAGGTGC
The window above is part of the Streptomyces syringium genome. Proteins encoded here:
- a CDS encoding N-acetylglucosamine kinase, with the protein product MSKQTEPASPAAVPGAVLAIDAGNSKTDVAVVATDGTVLGQARGGGFQPPVVGTEQAVAILVPLVAEAASRAGLTGPLRVDHVQACLANADLPVEERRLSEEIAAYGWGHSVTVANDTFALLRAGLPDEGEPTGVAVVCGAGINCVGLAPGGRIARFPAIGRLSGDWGGGGHLADEALWWAARAHDGRGEASALAHAVPAHFGLPDMAALIEALHLGGVSAARRQELTPLLFAVAADGDAVARAIVAQQAREIVTMAAVALARLELLEAEVPVVLGGGVLAARHSLLLDEIEELLAERAPAARPVVVTAPPVLGAALLALDHVGVPDAAHNRLRAHYT
- a CDS encoding carbohydrate ABC transporter permease — translated: MNTTARARTRTRALHWIAVHITAVTVALFFVLPFVFVLLTSVMSDEQAMSGELWPHEWQWSNYAEVFRTPGFLDWWKNSLIYAGLGTLFTVCSSIPVAYALAKFRFRGRRTAMTLVIATMMLPPQVIVVPMYLVWAQQLHLSGSLWPLIIPLAFGDAYSIFLLRQFLLTIPTEYLESARIDGCGELRTLLRVVVPMAKPGIAAIALFQFFSCWNDYFGPQIYAAQNPGAWTLSYGLESFKSAHSVDWNLTMAATLLVMAPVILVFFFAQKAFVEGVTLTGVKG
- a CDS encoding carbohydrate ABC transporter permease → MAPRHPAPALRRKHRRARLRTLAFLSPWLVGFGVFFAYPLLATVYFSFMHYNQIEAPTFVGLRNWTYVLGQMPLFGPALWNTLWLVVVMVALRVVFGLGIGLLVTKIKSGVGLFRTLFYLPYLAPPVAATVAFVFLLNPGTGPVNEVLSAIGVSAPNWFNDPDWAKPSLVMLSLWGIGDLMVIFMAALLDVPKEQYEAAELDGAGALAKFRYVTWPSITPIVMFAVVTGVVQTMQYYTQALVAGKLASGVSVGPGSSIQPGYPDHSTLTVPQLIYSLGFQNFNTGAACVLSLVLFAIAMAVTSLLMRKSAGLQTAED
- the melC1 gene encoding apotyrosinase chaperone MelC1 — translated: MSSNVNRRLVLRGTAVAVAGAALAVPGVLAGTGTLAQAASTTDHSGHGGPATPGGPVPFDELYQGRRIVGKAAEGGHGAHHGGGFTVSIDGKELHLMRDADGTYISVINHYETYADPRAVARAAVDKLRGATLVPIAT
- a CDS encoding 6-phospho-beta-glucosidase — protein: MKLAVVGGGSTYTPELVDGFARLRDVLPLTELVLVDPAADRLELVGGLARRIFAKQGHPGRISWTSDLDAGVDGADAVLLQLRVGGQAARQQDETWPLECGCVGQETTGAGGLAKALRTVPVVLDIAERVRRRNPDAWIVDFTNPVGIVTRALLTAGHRAVGLCNVAIGFQRKFAALLGVSPQDVALEHVGLNHLTWERSVRVGEEDVLPELIAEHGEAIAADLRMPRALLERLGVVPSYYLRYFYQHDVVVRELRTGPSRAAEVAEMERRLLALYGDPALDEKPELLAKRGGAFYSEAAVALTSSLLRDTGDVQVVNTFNNGTLPFLPDDAVIEVPASVDARGAHPLPVRPVEPLFAGLIGHVTAYERLALEAAVEGGRDRVFEALLAHPLVGQIEYADRLTDDLLAHNREHLAWA
- a CDS encoding ABC transporter substrate-binding protein, which encodes MPRPRSRIRSRAHHLTEPVRPAALLLTAVLLLAGCANPSTGSDKDDPKAPVTLKFWHGWSEKKEVKAIDESIARFEKLHPNIRVKSTGNVTDATVNQALRAGGGDAPDVVSSFTTNNVGQYCSSGMWVDLDPFMRKTGLDKKAVFPKTLLDYTAYQGRQCALPLLADAYGMYYNVDAFEQAGISRPPRTLSEFKRAAVKLTERTKGGSYRRVGFMPNYRLYENKPDRLFAQWGPTYFDADGKSRLAEGTAAKEFLTFQRDLITALGGYGPLEEFRTTFGDEMSSQNAFVTGKLAMHLDGEWRGLMLEDAKPRFRWATAPLPVPDDKADTYGRGYLTGTVAGIAHSSKHQNAAWELVRFLTADTDQVVTFANAMRNVPSTKAALASPRLDRDPAFATFLDIARNRHSVGMPPSVNGGQYIITFTDFAYDVESGKVRDLTKGLRALDRQIDNDTLQSQD
- a CDS encoding glutamate ABC transporter substrate-binding protein, with protein sequence MTRGGGALTTRYGARRGTTAWAVTAAVCALAAAAALLVPGPAGADGGRGGAHRADRAAAGPRVPEAAAKCQDPEASLRPAGGADGPAAQRIKNRGRLIAGVDQNSFRWGYRDPANGRLSGFDIDLVRAVAKAVLGDADKVTFLAIPTNQRIPALEKGKVDIIARTMTINCDRIKQVAFSTAYFEAGQQVLAPKDSPIKAFDDTLKGKKVCTAKGSTGESELTNESHGAQVLTVPNQLDCLVRLQLGRVDAVITDNALAAGQAAQDPSLRLVGKPFTTEPYGVAMNLRDSDLVRRVNEVLEEYRRGGTASAWMRAYEKWLAHELPGITGPPVPKYKD
- the melC2 gene encoding tyrosinase MelC2 produces the protein MAVRKNQASLTATEKRNFVNALLELKKSGRYDGLVRTHNQFIMSDTDNGDRVGHRSPSFLPWHRQFLIQFEKELQTVDASVTLPYWDWTVDRTTTASIWGADFLGGNGRPRDAQVTTGPFAYSGGKWPITVNVDSRPYLQREMGAGVAQLPTRAEVDSVLAMATYDMAPWNSSSNGFRNHLEGWRGVNLHNRVHVWMGGQMSSGVSPNDPVFWLHHCFIDKLWTEWQRAHPTSTYLPAAGTANVVDLGDTMRPWNNVTPADMLDHTRFYTYDR